A section of the Ornithinimicrobium sufpigmenti genome encodes:
- a CDS encoding DivIVA domain-containing protein, whose amino-acid sequence MTLSPEDVIKKSFSATHLRRGYDETQVDDFLDEVVVELRRLLAENEGLRSDLEDCRASRGLGGSAAEPSGDPHTLVAAPPAQDDVTATPARDDVAAEPVDGGDHRVAELTSEVEDLRTQLASCQESRTELETQLRTTQEQLAQAQERAAQAEGQAQSFPEQGIGERGPGEQGSSAGQGQPKQAVASDTQDPTSIISLAQRLHDQHVAEGESTKAQLVGEAEAYRDRVTSEADHKSQELLRTGQETHDRLATEGQERHDELVRTGQQTHDRLVTQGQETHDRLVAEGQEQHDDLVRTGEEARDRLVGEGESRSQELVGEAEQRRSSILQDLTSQQSALSGRIEELRTQENDLRDRLRTFLTDQLAKVEDHRG is encoded by the coding sequence TCGACGAGGTGGTGGTCGAGCTCCGTCGCCTCCTTGCCGAGAACGAGGGCCTGCGCTCCGACCTCGAGGACTGCCGGGCCAGCCGGGGACTGGGCGGCAGCGCCGCCGAGCCGTCGGGCGACCCGCACACGCTCGTGGCCGCGCCGCCCGCCCAGGACGATGTCACCGCGACACCAGCCAGGGACGACGTGGCTGCGGAGCCCGTCGACGGCGGCGACCACCGCGTGGCCGAGCTCACCTCCGAGGTGGAGGACCTGCGCACCCAGCTGGCCTCCTGCCAGGAGTCCCGGACCGAGCTGGAGACCCAGCTGCGGACCACCCAGGAGCAGCTGGCCCAGGCGCAGGAGCGGGCGGCGCAGGCAGAGGGTCAGGCCCAGAGCTTCCCCGAGCAGGGGATCGGCGAGCGCGGGCCCGGTGAGCAGGGGTCGTCCGCCGGGCAGGGCCAGCCGAAGCAGGCCGTGGCGTCCGACACGCAGGACCCGACCTCGATCATCTCCCTGGCCCAGCGCCTGCACGACCAGCACGTGGCCGAGGGCGAGAGCACCAAGGCCCAGCTGGTGGGCGAGGCCGAGGCCTACCGCGACCGCGTGACGTCCGAAGCAGACCACAAGAGCCAGGAGCTGCTGCGCACGGGTCAGGAGACGCACGACCGCCTGGCCACCGAGGGCCAGGAACGGCACGACGAGCTGGTCCGCACCGGTCAGCAGACCCACGACCGTCTCGTGACCCAGGGTCAGGAGACCCACGACCGCCTCGTCGCCGAGGGCCAGGAGCAGCACGACGACCTGGTGCGTACCGGCGAGGAGGCGCGGGACCGTCTGGTCGGTGAGGGCGAGTCGCGCAGCCAGGAGCTGGTCGGCGAGGCCGAGCAGCGCCGCAGCTCGATCCTCCAGGACCTCACCAGCCAGCAGAGCGCGCTCTCGGGCCGCATCGAGGAGCTGCGCACCCAGGAGAACGACCTGCGCGACCGCCTGCGCACCTTCCTCACCGACCAGCTCGCCAAGGTGGAGGACCACCGGGGCTGA